Part of the Impatiens glandulifera chromosome 8, dImpGla2.1, whole genome shotgun sequence genome is shown below.
GGAACATTCTGGCTATCAGAATCACCATCAGTCCCTGGAAGCATATCATGGGGATCCCTATTTCCATCTATTGCTACATGGGCGAtatccttttttctttttcttttagcAATCTTCCATGGTAATGCTATTATTATTGTTCCTTAACAAAATTGTGTACACACGTTCCAGCTTAAAGGGGTTGAGCCCCCCGGTTTTTCATTCCAGGTGGTGAATACTAATTTGGATGAGTTAAACCCTCGTGCCCGAAGAAGAAGTGCATTGCTAACGTGGCAACACATTGCATCTTTGCCGCCTAGTTTACCTGTTGTGTACTGTGGAGGATTTAATACACAGAAGGAATCAACTACTGGCCGCTTTCTTCTTGGGAGATCAAGGTTTTGATATTTCCtcatctttttcttcttgtttgatTGAGTTTGATGATGATACGTGGTTTTGTTGTTTGTGGAAAAAGGGAACATGGAGTTGTGGGTGATATGAGGGATGCTTGGCCTAATGCAAGAGTAAGGAAGAATGTTTCTCTTATAAGAACTTATCATGGTTTCAAAGGTAATCTTCTTCTTATACATGTTCCTTTTGTAAGTATCATTATGAACTTAGAAATTGAAATGGGTGGGCAGGTAATAAGCAGGGAGCTCTCGAGTATCTAAAGTTGATTTTTAGGGCTCTTTGTTTGTGCTGGGATCGACAAACTCAGGATTTGCACGTTGATTGGATTCTTTTTCGAGGAAGGTCTTTGATTCCTGTTTCGTCTGAGGTTGTTAATGACCACATTGATGGCTACTATCCTTCCTCTCATTATCCAATATTTGTCGAATTTATGCTTCCCCGTTCTGTCAGACCTCAAGAGGAGTAGTTCTACAAACGTGGATAACTACCGAGTCCTTTTATTTGAAGAATTTTTCAACCTCACTTCTATCAAAGACAAAGATTGTTTTTCAGTTAATGTTGCAAGTTATTGGTTGTGATTGTATGTATATAGCCAATAATTCAAGATTTCATCAAACATCTTCCTtttgatttcttcatttttatcatcCAAACCTAACTCCACTAGAGAATATCAAAATATGATCTTAACAGAAGACAAAATTCATGAAAAAAATGGAGAATCATAATATAACAAGAGGTTTTAGAATTGAAAACTCTTCCAAAATTGTACATGTCAAATGCAACTAACACTCAAAATTACAAATTGGATTTACACTAAAAAGAAAGGCTCCATGGTTAATTAATAAAGGCCACTTGCAATTGCATTTCTGGCTTCATTGCAAAGACTTTGCGAATCAGTTCCTTGTATAGGTTTATGGATAATAACTTTGACATATCCTGGATTTATTAAACTCTCCTTTCCTGAAGGCATTATATTCCCAGTTCCTACAATTGTTATTGGAACTATGGCTACTCCTGTTTTCGTTGCAATACTGAATGCCCCTTTCTGTCAAACATTGACAAAAAACAATCATTTTCATTTCGGTTAATCTACTCGAGCATAAATCGCTTGAAATGATTCTGAAGTATATCTCACCTTGAAATCACCTAACTTTCCATCCTTACTACGAGTGCCTTCTGGAAAGAAAATGACAGACGCACCCTTCTTAACAAGGTCCATACATCGCTTGAAACAGTCCTATATATACCGTTATAACATAGAACAAAACCTTTACTCAGGCTAAATAAGGTTTTTTaaagaaacaataataataataagacattACCAGTTGGCTTCTAGTGTCCATGCGCTTCAGAGGGATAACGCCCATGAAAAACATGGCCCAACCAATTACAGGATAAAGAAATATTGATGTTTTGCTAATAAACTTGAAGCTTATTCCCAGAGTGAGAAGAGCATATATGTCTAAAAAACTCTGATGGTTGGCTACATACACAGCTGAAGTCTCTGGTGGAGGTAAATTCTCAAGTCCCTCGTATTCAATTTTAAAGAATGGAACAATAGTTGCAAAAGCCCACAATTTAGCAATGAAGTGATGAGTTCGTCTTCGATATTTATCCAACAAGAGAACAAATGGATGTGCTACGATCATCACCACAATCAGAACAATGGCAACAACAGAAGTAACAGCATAAAAGAAAACCCCTCTGATCTTTGAACTCAGCAATGTTTCTGATAATGGGAAAGAAGCTTCTGAAGAGCCAGTTCCAACAAGTTCAGACCTGACAATAAGTTTTGAAGATTTTCCACGATTGTACAGTTTCACATTCTCAAATGATCTATTGAAGAAACAAGAACTTCTATTCAAATTGCTCTTGGGACGACTTAACCTAATGACATCGCGAACATCTGCCAAATAAAACACATAAAGTATATAGAATTTCACTTCTGAATCAAATTATTTCAAGGATTGGGTATAACAAAAGCATCTATACTGACAGAAATTAGGGTTTCTGAAGAATCCAACATGAAGACCAGTATGCAACTGCAAGACAAAGAAGAAAGAATCATTTGACAATTGAAAAACTTCAGTATTCCATCATTATATTTCTTGCAAATTTAACTTCTCCCCATTTCTAGAACATTCTTACAGCACATAACCCACAAAGAAAATTGTAACAGAAAATTCAAATCACACGAGATACAATCGACCAGTAAAGGGAACCATTTGATCACGCATATTCATATAACAGGGAATCAAAAATTGAATCATAATGCTTAGTTACACAAGATTGATTGGAACATTACCGGATGAAGAGGGGGTCGGGTGAACAAGGAAGACTGATTTGAACCTGAAAACGAAGAACAACACAAGAAGCTCTGTACTTTGAGGATGAAATCCTTATTAATTTATGAGATATTAATAGAAATCGATCAAGAAAGAGATAGAGAGAATTACAGGGAGAAGATGGAAAGTGGGCAACTCTCATTGTTTCATGCTCGAGTAGTCGTCGGTCGTCTCTTCCTTCTTCGCAAAGGGGTTTGAACTTTGAATCCCTAAAGGTTAAGTCTTTGctctgttttcttttcttttcttttcatttcatattattatcttATCTTTTGGGCTTtccaaaacaatttttatttatttcattcattacaataaaactttttattcaaaaataaataaataaaataatacattttgaaaacataattcaatgtttttacaaataaccaaatattaaacatgttttaaattattctcaTATCCCATAATTTGACACGGACAATGAATAAATATAGAAAGCTTAAGATTTAAGTCCatctcaaacaaaaattattacctaattaaattttgtatttatttattttttcatttataatagaTTTGTAAcagtaatatataattttgacttattattataaattttattttattttattttgttgtttctcaagttttgtgatattttagacactcatatttttttttattttttttgtttttgttattattttta
Proteins encoded:
- the LOC124911755 gene encoding uncharacterized protein LOC124911755, with amino-acid sequence MSVSVTVMTFNLLEDQPGDSPNSWEKRRDLCISVITSYSPTILCTQQGVKTQLEYLQHGLPGYEQFGISRKGAEDISDQHCTIFYDKQKVELIEGGTFWLSESPSVPGSISWGSLFPSIATWATFQLKGVEPPGFSFQVVNTNLDELNPRARRRSALLTWQHIASLPPSLPVVYCGGFNTQKESTTGRFLLGRSREHGVVGDMRDAWPNARVRKNVSLIRTYHGFKGNKQGALEYLKLIFRALCLCWDRQTQDLHVDWILFRGRSLIPVSSEVVNDHIDGYYPSSHYPIFVEFMLPRSVRPQEE
- the LOC124911756 gene encoding 1-acyl-sn-glycerol-3-phosphate acyltransferase LPAT1, chloroplastic, with the translated sequence MIVAHPFVLLLDKYRRRTHHFIAKLWAFATIVPFFKIEYEGLENLPPPETSAVYVANHQSFLDIYALLTLGISFKFISKTSIFLYPVIGWAMFFMGVIPLKRMDTRSQLDCFKRCMDLVKKGASVIFFPEGTRSKDGKLGDFKKGAFSIATKTGVAIVPITIVGTGNIMPSGKESLINPGYVKVIIHKPIQGTDSQSLCNEARNAIASGLY